From a single Cinclus cinclus chromosome 16, bCinCin1.1, whole genome shotgun sequence genomic region:
- the GET4 gene encoding Golgi to ER traffic protein 4 homolog isoform X2, with protein MAAAIMAAEQEAAKGGGGRNRGGVQRVEGKLRASVEKGDYYEAHQMYRTLFFRYMSQGKHAEARELMYSGALLFFSHNQQNSAADLSMLVLESLEKSDAKVAEDLLENLAKLFSLMDPNSPERVAFVSRALKWSSGGSGKLGHPKLHQLLAITLWKDGEGCANMLVEYSSSRGYRSEVDMFVAQAVLQFLCLKNKTSASVVFTTYTQKHPSIEKGPPFVQPLLNFIWFLLLAVDGGKLTVFTVLCEQYQPSLKRDPMYNEYLDRIGQLFFGVPPKQTSSYGGLLGNLLNSLMGTGEDDDTEDGQEDSSPIELD; from the exons ATGGCGGCGGCGATCATGGCGGCGGAGCAGGAAGCCGCGAAAGGCGGCGGCGGCAGGAACCGCGGCGGCGTGCAGCGCGTGGAGGGCAAGCTGCGCGCCAGCGTCGAGAAGGGCGACTACTACGAGGCGCACCAGATGTACCGGACGCTCTTCTTCAG atatatgTCACAAGGAAAACATGCAGAAGCAAGAGAACTAATGTATTCAGGGGCTTTACTGTTCTTCAGTCATAACCAG CAAAACAGTGCTGCTGATCTGTCCATGCTGGTTTTGGAGTCTTTGGAGAAGTCGGATGCAAAAGTAGCAGAAGACCTTTTAG AAAACTTGGCTAAATTGTTTAGTTTAATGGATCCAAATTCTCCTGAAAGAGTGGCTTTCGTATCCAGAGCACTAAAATGGTCCAGTGGGGGATCAGGAAAACTTGGACATCCAAAACTACACCAGTTACTAGCTATTACCCTGTGGAAAG ATGGAGAGGGCTGTGCAAATATGCTGGTGGAATACTCGTCGTCCCGAGGATACCGCAGTGAGGTGGACATGTTTGTAGCTCAGGCAGTACTACA atTTCTCTGCTTGAAAAACAAGACGAGCGCATCAGTTGTTTTTACGACATACACACAGAAACATCCTTCAATAGAGAAGGGTCCACCTTTTGTGCAACCACTGCTAAACTTCATCTGGTTTCTCTTGTTGGCAGTTGATGG AGGAAAATTAACAGTATTTACAGTATTGTGTGAACAGTATCAACCTTCGCTGAAAAGAGACCCCATGTATAATGAG TACCTAGATAGAATAGGACAGCTTTTCTTCGGCGTTCCGCCCAAGCAGACCTCGTCCTATGGGGGATTGCTAG GAAATCTTTTAAACAGTCTGATGGGAACTGGGGAAGATGATGACACAGAAGATGGTCAGGAAGACAGCAGTCCTATCGAGCTCGACTGA
- the GET4 gene encoding Golgi to ER traffic protein 4 homolog isoform X1: protein MAAAIMAAEQEAAKGGGGRNRGGVQRVEGKLRASVEKGDYYEAHQMYRTLFFRYMSQGKHAEARELMYSGALLFFSHNQQNSAADLSMLVLESLEKSDAKVAEDLLENLAKLFSLMDPNSPERVAFVSRALKWSSGGSGKLGHPKLHQLLAITLWKEQNYSESRYHFLHSTDGEGCANMLVEYSSSRGYRSEVDMFVAQAVLQFLCLKNKTSASVVFTTYTQKHPSIEKGPPFVQPLLNFIWFLLLAVDGGKLTVFTVLCEQYQPSLKRDPMYNEYLDRIGQLFFGVPPKQTSSYGGLLGNLLNSLMGTGEDDDTEDGQEDSSPIELD from the exons ATGGCGGCGGCGATCATGGCGGCGGAGCAGGAAGCCGCGAAAGGCGGCGGCGGCAGGAACCGCGGCGGCGTGCAGCGCGTGGAGGGCAAGCTGCGCGCCAGCGTCGAGAAGGGCGACTACTACGAGGCGCACCAGATGTACCGGACGCTCTTCTTCAG atatatgTCACAAGGAAAACATGCAGAAGCAAGAGAACTAATGTATTCAGGGGCTTTACTGTTCTTCAGTCATAACCAG CAAAACAGTGCTGCTGATCTGTCCATGCTGGTTTTGGAGTCTTTGGAGAAGTCGGATGCAAAAGTAGCAGAAGACCTTTTAG AAAACTTGGCTAAATTGTTTAGTTTAATGGATCCAAATTCTCCTGAAAGAGTGGCTTTCGTATCCAGAGCACTAAAATGGTCCAGTGGGGGATCAGGAAAACTTGGACATCCAAAACTACACCAGTTACTAGCTATTACCCTGTGGAAAG agcAAAACTATAGTGAATCTCGGTATCACTTCTTGCACTCGACAGATGGAGAGGGCTGTGCAAATATGCTGGTGGAATACTCGTCGTCCCGAGGATACCGCAGTGAGGTGGACATGTTTGTAGCTCAGGCAGTACTACA atTTCTCTGCTTGAAAAACAAGACGAGCGCATCAGTTGTTTTTACGACATACACACAGAAACATCCTTCAATAGAGAAGGGTCCACCTTTTGTGCAACCACTGCTAAACTTCATCTGGTTTCTCTTGTTGGCAGTTGATGG AGGAAAATTAACAGTATTTACAGTATTGTGTGAACAGTATCAACCTTCGCTGAAAAGAGACCCCATGTATAATGAG TACCTAGATAGAATAGGACAGCTTTTCTTCGGCGTTCCGCCCAAGCAGACCTCGTCCTATGGGGGATTGCTAG GAAATCTTTTAAACAGTCTGATGGGAACTGGGGAAGATGATGACACAGAAGATGGTCAGGAAGACAGCAGTCCTATCGAGCTCGACTGA
- the GET4 gene encoding Golgi to ER traffic protein 4 homolog isoform X3 has protein sequence MRLLCCTARSHWCRGPKGAALNRGQNPLYMSQGKHAEARELMYSGALLFFSHNQQNSAADLSMLVLESLEKSDAKVAEDLLENLAKLFSLMDPNSPERVAFVSRALKWSSGGSGKLGHPKLHQLLAITLWKEQNYSESRYHFLHSTDGEGCANMLVEYSSSRGYRSEVDMFVAQAVLQFLCLKNKTSASVVFTTYTQKHPSIEKGPPFVQPLLNFIWFLLLAVDGGKLTVFTVLCEQYQPSLKRDPMYNEYLDRIGQLFFGVPPKQTSSYGGLLGNLLNSLMGTGEDDDTEDGQEDSSPIELD, from the exons ATGCGGCTACTTTGTTGCACGGCACGGTCACACTGGTGCCGCGGTCCGAAAGGGGCAGCGCTCAACCGCGGCCAGAATCCCCT atatatgTCACAAGGAAAACATGCAGAAGCAAGAGAACTAATGTATTCAGGGGCTTTACTGTTCTTCAGTCATAACCAG CAAAACAGTGCTGCTGATCTGTCCATGCTGGTTTTGGAGTCTTTGGAGAAGTCGGATGCAAAAGTAGCAGAAGACCTTTTAG AAAACTTGGCTAAATTGTTTAGTTTAATGGATCCAAATTCTCCTGAAAGAGTGGCTTTCGTATCCAGAGCACTAAAATGGTCCAGTGGGGGATCAGGAAAACTTGGACATCCAAAACTACACCAGTTACTAGCTATTACCCTGTGGAAAG agcAAAACTATAGTGAATCTCGGTATCACTTCTTGCACTCGACAGATGGAGAGGGCTGTGCAAATATGCTGGTGGAATACTCGTCGTCCCGAGGATACCGCAGTGAGGTGGACATGTTTGTAGCTCAGGCAGTACTACA atTTCTCTGCTTGAAAAACAAGACGAGCGCATCAGTTGTTTTTACGACATACACACAGAAACATCCTTCAATAGAGAAGGGTCCACCTTTTGTGCAACCACTGCTAAACTTCATCTGGTTTCTCTTGTTGGCAGTTGATGG AGGAAAATTAACAGTATTTACAGTATTGTGTGAACAGTATCAACCTTCGCTGAAAAGAGACCCCATGTATAATGAG TACCTAGATAGAATAGGACAGCTTTTCTTCGGCGTTCCGCCCAAGCAGACCTCGTCCTATGGGGGATTGCTAG GAAATCTTTTAAACAGTCTGATGGGAACTGGGGAAGATGATGACACAGAAGATGGTCAGGAAGACAGCAGTCCTATCGAGCTCGACTGA
- the GET4 gene encoding Golgi to ER traffic protein 4 homolog isoform X4 — protein MSQGKHAEARELMYSGALLFFSHNQQNSAADLSMLVLESLEKSDAKVAEDLLENLAKLFSLMDPNSPERVAFVSRALKWSSGGSGKLGHPKLHQLLAITLWKEQNYSESRYHFLHSTDGEGCANMLVEYSSSRGYRSEVDMFVAQAVLQFLCLKNKTSASVVFTTYTQKHPSIEKGPPFVQPLLNFIWFLLLAVDGGKLTVFTVLCEQYQPSLKRDPMYNEYLDRIGQLFFGVPPKQTSSYGGLLGNLLNSLMGTGEDDDTEDGQEDSSPIELD, from the exons atgTCACAAGGAAAACATGCAGAAGCAAGAGAACTAATGTATTCAGGGGCTTTACTGTTCTTCAGTCATAACCAG CAAAACAGTGCTGCTGATCTGTCCATGCTGGTTTTGGAGTCTTTGGAGAAGTCGGATGCAAAAGTAGCAGAAGACCTTTTAG AAAACTTGGCTAAATTGTTTAGTTTAATGGATCCAAATTCTCCTGAAAGAGTGGCTTTCGTATCCAGAGCACTAAAATGGTCCAGTGGGGGATCAGGAAAACTTGGACATCCAAAACTACACCAGTTACTAGCTATTACCCTGTGGAAAG agcAAAACTATAGTGAATCTCGGTATCACTTCTTGCACTCGACAGATGGAGAGGGCTGTGCAAATATGCTGGTGGAATACTCGTCGTCCCGAGGATACCGCAGTGAGGTGGACATGTTTGTAGCTCAGGCAGTACTACA atTTCTCTGCTTGAAAAACAAGACGAGCGCATCAGTTGTTTTTACGACATACACACAGAAACATCCTTCAATAGAGAAGGGTCCACCTTTTGTGCAACCACTGCTAAACTTCATCTGGTTTCTCTTGTTGGCAGTTGATGG AGGAAAATTAACAGTATTTACAGTATTGTGTGAACAGTATCAACCTTCGCTGAAAAGAGACCCCATGTATAATGAG TACCTAGATAGAATAGGACAGCTTTTCTTCGGCGTTCCGCCCAAGCAGACCTCGTCCTATGGGGGATTGCTAG GAAATCTTTTAAACAGTCTGATGGGAACTGGGGAAGATGATGACACAGAAGATGGTCAGGAAGACAGCAGTCCTATCGAGCTCGACTGA